The following is a genomic window from Amaranthus tricolor cultivar Red isolate AtriRed21 chromosome 10, ASM2621246v1, whole genome shotgun sequence.
tgttgctgttcccgttcttAATTAAgtctacaaaatatatatatggtaatatataattttttttctatttattaataTGATGATGCATgtatacattcacagaaatgatTCCGTCTCAATTAGCCATAgtaagaagaaggaagaagagataAATTGATTTACAACTACTTTTCATGGTTGTTAACAATGTCGTCACAATCATGTACTTGGTGATGTGTATGATGGGTGTAATTGTTTATGAAATTGAACGACCACGTTATAGCAAAAGTGAGAAGAAACACCTTAGACAAAAGCACTTGGATGCACTAATCAAGGATAGTGATATAGTCTGCAAAAGTGAACTTCGTGTGAATAGAAGAACCTTTTATGTCCTTTGTGAGATGGTCAGAGATGTCTGTGGTTTAAATGGCACTCGAAATATGTATTTGGAGGAAATTGTAGCTATGTTCTTGTACACTTTGGCACATCATTTGAAAAATAGGAcaattagaagtcatttctttcgaAGTGGAGAAAGTGTTAGTAGAAACTTCCACCGATGTCTTCTTGCCGTCTTAAAACTACATACTCACTTGCTAAAAAAGCCGACACCTATAATAGAAGATTCTGAAGTGGATAGATGGAAATGTTTTAAGGTAATAACATAATTTCatctatattatttaaaaatctatCCACTTTGTTTTTTGTAAAACTTATCCctcttaacttttttttgtagaattgtTTAGGAGccttacactagtggaaaaaaacgtatttgatgcttatcatttgctgcggtttttgtttattcgcaacaataaataggaaaaagatttgaaaaaaaaaagaactaattgctgcggtttttgttggttgaccgcagcaaatacgtcattctaatattaattgctgcggttatttatgggcccgcagcaaataatccaaAATTACCGCAcatagcaaaattaaaaaaaaaagcattaattgctgcggttggctagggctcgcagcaaataaccgtattaattgcatttattgctgcggttatcattgagcccgcagcaaatatccCAAAATAACCGTTTTAACAcagcaaaattttaaaaagaaagcttttattgctgcggttggttaaggcccgcagcaaataacctatcTTATTGTATACAACACGCTTCTTCATCACTTTAATTACACAGCCCGccattttttttcacaaaactcgacTACACAACGTTTCCtcttctcaaacccattgaaaaaactcgactacaacgtatcgttcttcatcttcaccaaCGTAAGATTAAGCATAATCaagatttgtgttcgtttcttgtgttcttcttcatccttctcTCAAACCATTATCACGCCATTATCACgccattttcttcttcttgttctacaTTTTCTctcaaacccacgaaattcaaggtatctttttcattttgattttgtaaattaggtttaaatttttcatactttatgaatgtgtatgttgttgtttttaagttttaattttgatttgtcaTACATGTTCGTGTATGCACTagaaattatagaaattcaaggttAGCTTGCTACTCTGATCTCCTTTCTACTTAAATTTGTTTCATCTCTTTCGATTCAGAgatgaaaattttaatatgaaaatattaatattgcattcttatttttcatgttatttctattatagttaatacaaaataataatactcctagttgataaataatactagtatattattatttgtggagtaaataattttttgttcagaaaagtatttttaattttcaagtttcttgtttgtttaagttttaaatggttagaattgaaaataatagccatatgctagaaattagaagttaagttgcgattttatgggttttaaagcgtttttttcaatttcgcgcgtaaagtactcaaacttggttttgatgcgaaaccggggctgattaaggccttggttattcaaggattaatgttgtgcgtaagctttgattaatgacacagtaaaaaactacaaatgatcatgaaaagaacacgaaacaaccacaaacacttaaacaaaattctgatctagcaaactgtcgagcagccctccttcagctcagcttctaggagtccacggggaatGTTAGAAttgttttaggaccttgattgctagatccaagtaccaagattccatttccactttagcctaggtcctggatgcataggtttggtctccacgtgtcgtgcaaggtggtctggtcactagtttgctgctgtgtcaatttcgcgcgtaaagtaggtcaaacatggtttgttattcacgaaacttggagcacaatactatttggcatatattattgtgttgaaatggttagaattgataataatagtcatatactagaaattagaagttaagttgcgattttaagggtttttaagcgtttttgtcaatttcgcgcgtaaagtaggtcaaacatggtttgttatgcacgaaacttggcacacaacactatttggcatatattattgtgttgaaatggttagaattgaaaatcatggtcatatgctagaaattagaagttaagttgcgattttaagggtttttataagcgtttttgtcaatttcgcgcgtaaagtagctcaaactttgtttgttttgcacgaaacttggcacacaacactatttggtatatattattgtgtagaagttgttagaattgaaaatcatagtcatattctagaatttacgtgttaagttgcgattttatgcgtttttaaccgtttttgacactaacatctattttctcttagtgctttcaacaaccttcttcttccgttgactgcggctactacgcgctgaagtatatggacgatattataaattctgtgaaggactttggagtcgaaaatgtagatgtcgtaagtatttgttacgttcttaattaaatatattattggtaaaatctaatgtttatttctatattaatcttttattttaatattatatataggttttaaacgacattccgagggaaacacgccctttgaaaagtgaagagatgcgcgaattaaaagacaagattgccgcgtatcttgcttatatttgtccttgataaattgtaattagtatagattattttttatactttaatgtatatatatatatatatatatatatatatatatatatatatatatatatatatatatatatatatatatatatatatatacacgtacataatattatattatatatacgagcgagagtttattattacaaagagattaatgttgattatctgtgattatcattggattaatcactgttattatattgtattattattgcattattataaggataaaacggaaaaagaaaaaaaaaagagagttatttgctgcggttttcccctgaccgcagcaaataaccccccttatttgctgcgatttttgcccctgaccgcagcaaataacactccttatttgctgcggtttttgcccatgaccgcagcaaataatgcccttatttgctgtggttttgaaccgtagcatttaaagtaggacatttgctgctatcactattgctgggggctaaaaccgcagcaaataatggcaaaaaaaccgcagcaaatgaggttttttccactagtgttagaTGACACTCATATATAGTGTTCATGTGCCAAGTGAGGATAGAGCAAGATATCGGACAAGGAAAGGTTCTATTGTTATGAATGTGTTAGGTGTATGTAACCCTAATTTGGAGTTCATATATGTTCATCCTGGTTGGGTAGGATCCGCTCATGATGGTCGTGTCCTTCGAGATGCTATTACTAGGCCTAAATGGTTTAAAAGTGCCACAAGGTAATCATACTTAGAATTTAGATTTTATATAGTGGAGTCCAATAAGCAATGTCATgaccttttttttttgccatatgTCAAGGTTCCTACTATTTGGTAGATGCTAGATACACGAATGGTGAAGGGTTTTTAGCACCATATAGAGGTCATGATATCACCTTAAAGAGTGGGGGGACCGACAGCCAATTAGTGCGGAAGAGTACTTCAACATGAAACATTCTAAGGCAAGGAATGTTATTGAGAGATGTTTTGGACTATTAAAAGGAAGGTGGGGTATTCTTAGGACCCCATCCTTCTTTCGAATACGTACTCATGGGCGTATAGTTCAAGTATGTGTACTATTACACAATCTTATTCGAAAACATATGCCAACAGATTACACAATGTATTGGGATTCCGATAGTGAAGAAggtgaaagtgatgatgagggcCTAGATGATGAAGTTGAGTTGATTACTCAAATAGCTACTACGGATGCTTGGACTACTTATCGGAATAACTTAGCACAAAATATGTTTAATAATTGGAGACTTAGTCATAGTAGCCAAACATAAATGTTTGTTTAGTTTATTTGGACTCATGTTTGGGTGTTCCTTTTATGATGTAATCGAATTTATTTTATGGTGTTGAGATATTTTTTATGGTgtaattggattatttattttatcttgcaaataagaaaatagcCTTATTTGgtaatcttttttttaatacatcATTATTGTATAGGATGAATGTTGGTCAATTTGTTCAAAGTGGAAGAGGGAAAAACAAGCGATCATGGAATAAATCTGAGGAAGAATGTTTGATTAATGGTTTGTTGGAGATGAGTGCCGATCCTTCATGGAAAGCTGATGGGAGTTTCAAAGGTGGTTTCAAGAATAAGTTAGAGGAGAAATTGAAAGAGAAGTTTCCCGTGTGTGGGTTGAAAGCTATTCCCCATattgaatcaaaaatcaaatggtttaaaaataagtataatgTGCTAACTGAAATGTTTCGCACTTCTGGTTTTTCTTGGGATAATGAAAAGAATATGATTGTTTGTGAAAGAACAATCTTATGAAGATTTTTGTAAGGTACACAAATACTTTGACTTGTTTAATATTTGTTAGaaattataacatattttaaatgacgtatcttttttttttattcaattcttGTTTAATTTCAGCAACACAGAAATGCTCAAGGATCATGGAATGTTCCTTTTCCATTTTATGATTAACTGTCAGTTATCTTTGGTGCCGATCGAGCTACTGGAGTGCAATCTAAGACTTTTGTTGAAGCTGTTGACAATCAAGAGAAAGAGACCATTGAACTAGATAAGGGTGGtagtgatgaagatgatgaatttgatgataatGAGTCCGTCAACCAATCAAAGCAATCAACTCCAAGTGAACCTTCTTCAAAGAAAGCCAAAAAAGAAAAGGCtccaaatgaacaaggaaggaaaaggaagaagcCGGAGGTTGTGGACTTAACTTCTTCTTTTAACAATATGTCTTCTAGCTTTTCAAATCATATGAATGAGATGAACAACACATATCTATACTCGACCTTCAAACACTCTCAAGTGGTTTTCAAACAGCAAAAGTACTATTCGTTTATGATCTGCAATCTACCACCACTCTAGGTTTCAACCACCGACCCACTGGCCACCGTTAATATGCTGcgttcatgtatatatatatttttttatttcttattatttacataaaatttttaaatttgtgcaattgttattgatttatttaaatAGATTTTTTTGAATGTTAATTGTTAAAACATTGTTTGTTGATTCATGATTGATAATTATACAATACCCCAAACCATATTTGTTaatcaatttagggtttttggctTATTTGGGGGTACATTtataaatttagggttttatacttaattttacaattaatttgggtattttgtttgaatttctaGATATAAGTGTTTAGATATCTGATTTAGGATTTTGGAAAGAAATCGAACTTCAACCTCAACTCCTAATGTTGAAGGTAATTTACTGTGCACAACGTTGGGTCTGGAGATTAGACAATCCAAACTATTTTCAGCCTTTTCATGATTCATATTCGAATGAATTTCTTGGATTTTGGTAAATATCTATCAACTATGAGAAATGTCGATTCAATTTAAGATCAAGGTTAGAAAAATGATGGTGTTGGAGCATCTAAGAGGAGAAGCATTGCAAAAGTTGATCATTGGACATTTTTGGTATTTAAGACTTTCTCTTCAACAAAAAAACATTTACTGCAATTTGGGGgttttaatttagggtttttctggtctaattttaatttatgtgtGTTCTTTTCATTTGGGGTCTTTTCTCTTTCCAATTTTACATCTGGAAAGTAACTGGGTTTGTATGTGATTGGATTTCTTGTTTCTGGACTTTAATGTTGTTCTTATTGATGTGCTTATCCTTCTATATTAATACcctaaaaatggcccttttttgTTTGGATCTCGAATGATGCTAACATGGGTTTATGATTATttaatcaatatattttttgtgtctttttatttctttaaaaactACAAATAGGGTGTTTGCGCGATCAGTTTATGACCATACATTAGTCATTGAATGCCTGCTAAGATTTCTATAGTTTTCCTTTGCGAATGAAACTTTTTTAGTTTTGTAAGCTGGAGTTTAATGAAATTCAAAGTATGAGAAAATGAAAACTAGGAAATCATATTCATAGTAGTTTTGAAATTTATCTACACTTTATCTATCATGCAGTTCTGAGTGCTCCATAGATAATTTCATTTTCCATCTTAATCTTAGTAGTCTATGAAGTATGAAATTTAGTTATTTTTCCAATGCTAATAAACAATGCCAATGTatgttattttttctttaattacaATGCATATGTACTTGATAATTTTCTCATTTTGGTACATTGCCAAACTGAAACTGTTTCATTCTAGTAGTTCATATGGCTGCATTAAAAGGCCATTTTGATGATGTCCAACTATTTTTGGATCTAGGAGCCTCTGTTAGTGAGACAACTGTCGAAGATGGAACTACAATTGATCTTATAGGTAATCTTAGATCGTTTCCTCTTCTTTGACTATATGCTATTTTGTTATCTTTAGAAGGGGCTTAAATCGAATCAATAGCTTTGTGATCATCTATTGTTAGACTATATATTCAGTATTTTATTCTCCATTTCAAGTTGTTGTTTGTATATAGCAATAATAGAAGCGTTAAAGCTAAAGCAAATGCAGTTGTCGCATTCTGTTGTATATAGCTTTTTGATCATTTGTTATTAAACTATATTCAGTGTTTTAGTTCACTAGGATTTGTTGAGTCTAATGATACCACTTacaaaaacaaacaatatattttaaaatatcttTCATATTTGATCATTTGTGTTGATTGGTTAGAAAGGATATTGTATGCTTGCAAATTGAGTTGATATGGTAAATGGTGAACTAGTGTTGATGATACACTTTCTTAATGTTGATAGTGTATTACTATATGTTCATTTGTATAATTGTGTAGGTGTAGTTTTCTCGCAAAAGGACAGAAAGCTggttaattttttcatttgaatcAATGTATATCTTTTGTAATTTTACACtaaaatttttcataaattagcacaagttttttttgtttaaagtcAATCTATGAAAGCTGCTCCGCTTTGATTATTTTCTAGATGTTTGGCATTTATTAATTCCTAGTTGGTTTGGATTGATGCAGTGGGTAATAGAGATTTTGAAAATCCAAGGAGGAAAGAGATATCATTTTAGGGAGTTGTTGCCTATATGTATGAGATTAGATTCAGGGATCAGAGACCCCTTGATTTCTATTGCTGCTAAGCTATGTGCATGGTGGTGTGCTTATGGATACCACTGCTAATGTCTACTGCTATGGTGCTATAGTTAATGAGTTGCTGATGTTTTGCTACTCCATTGGGACGATATATATGCAACGTTTGATGATATTGAGTATGGGGTGCTACTACCCTGGCTTCTTAGCGGCTTGTTAGTTGAGCCTTTGAATTTAAAACTTTAATGTATAGGCTTATATTAGATTTTGTATAAccttagttattttttttttttttgaggtcccTCCTCGTTCTGTGCTCCCAACTTCATTAGATTACATGCCGGAGTTTGGTGGGTCTCCTAAGTTtcgaattattattattattattattattattattattattattattattattattattattattattattattattattattattattattattacaacaacaaaaataatacaacaaatattagtattaaatcaatgacaaaatataatattattattattaccattgaaacaacccaaaccagcagaaacaatataataatactgTCCACTAACACAGCGGAAGACTGACAGATGTTTGGATTGAATTTGACCTATGATCCTACGATCATAgcaaaccaatatcagagttaacgaaatttttttttacaaactttacttaaatttaattatttacgaAACATATCTAGAACTTTAAAGTCTTAATTTACAATACCAAAATAAGAAAACGTTTATATAACCAAAAGTCAAAAGGGAGTGATGATAAAATGGATTCCTTACCACGCACATAGCACATAATACTTATGGTCATCACCTCCATGACGAAGCTACCCTGAAAAGAATAATGGATCTACTCCCGTTAGAGTAGGCCCCATCGAGAGcagtcaataataataattattgagtAAACCAACAAACAATGCCACATTTAAATAAGATAATCATTtgaaagtttatattttaatcCTTTGCTCATTTAGGTAAATCCCTTTTTTTCAATCAAATTCTTTCAATCAACTTTTGTTTGGCGACACATAAAACTATATTACATCACAGTGTGATATTTAACGTTAAAGAACACATTCTTTAATAAACCAAATACGGCTAAGAACTACATAAGTTCAATGCTTAACAATTTGAGGTAAATTCCTCACAAAAGACACATATTTGTCAACCATCAAAACAATACTTaagaaagtattttaaaacataatataaaaataatacgaAAATAGGGAATATTCAGTGACCGCCAGAAGTAGCCTTGATCTAACATTCTGGTaaacgggtgatcgtcatcagcTAAAACGGCTCTTGTAAGAACTAAACGGGATCAGGTGCTTGAGGCCGATCCTAAAAGGGTACCTGAAATCAAGCTCTAGGGTTTTCACACAAAACCAAATACATAGTATCTGTTGTCTAATTCCCAAAACGACAAACATTAGTAATGTTTAATACTTTATACAAAACTTTAAGTAAAATATGCTTTTGTAATCTCTAAATACAATGTTAACATACTTTATTTCATTAAACATAATTTCCGTAACatgataaattttattaaaatcattttacaaaactaataatattattacgtAAACAAATTAATCAATGATTAGCTAGAATACCAATCGATTCATCATCAACAACACATATAGGAGTTGGAGTTACTATAAATGGAGTTTAACCAATCTTTACCCCAATCTTAAATTCCAATGCCCATTTTGATTTAAacccaaataatatcaactaatcaaataagaacCCATAACTTAGCAATACCTATCCATAAAACCCAATTGAAGAACGAATAATAACTCTAGACACATTATAAAAGAAATACTCAATTACTTTTCAAGCAGGATTAATTCAAAAATCAGTCTTTCATCACTGAAACAACATAAGTACTTCTGCACATATAACCTTTCTTAATTTCATGAACTTATAAGTAACCTCTAAATCATAACTTATGTACTCCATAACCTATTCTCGAGTCAATTCGAATGCGGTACTTATAACACTTTCTCATATTAAACCCAAATCCAAGAATCCATCCCTAAACTAAAGTAATCACATCTATTATAGGTTTAAAGATCAATCCCAAGTTAATACTAATGTTTACACGTCCACTCGAGCAATATCCAAGCATAGTAACAACATTGAACTCTTTTAACTACTTTTATAAAGATACAAGCTCACTCAAAGgcttatataaaataatttaatcaatATTTTTGAGTAATTCCAATTGGATGATAAACTACTTCCGTACGGTCGTAACGACTGTAAATTTGCCTAAATCCGTGTCCGGACGAAGAAGATATCGCATTTTCAAAATGGGGCAGAAAACTGCCATTTGCTCACGGGCCGCTACTAAACTCGCGAGCTGCGACCAAACTATTCTTCATTCCAGAAACTTTAACAAAGGGACTCGCGAGCCGCGACCAAACTCGCGATACgggaatttcaaattttctcgaTCCAGAAACTTGTTTTCAGCTGTTTCACCCAAAAAAACAAAGTGCCCATTC
Proteins encoded in this region:
- the LOC130824919 gene encoding uncharacterized protein LOC130824919 — protein: MKHSKARNVIERCFGLLKGRWGILRTPSFFRIRTHGRIVQVCVLLHNLIRKHMPTDYTMYWDSDSEEGESDDEGLDDEVELITQIATTDAWTTYRNNLAQNMFNNWRLSHSSQT